In Gammaproteobacteria bacterium, one genomic interval encodes:
- a CDS encoding protoheme IX farnesyltransferase, giving the protein MHSSTGPRSVRLLAREYFELTKPRVVALIVFTAVVGMFLSMPGFLPLVKFIYATLGIGLAAGSAAAFNHILDRKADALMARTRARPLPTGQLTTREALLFASLIGVVSMAILWFGVNALTAALTFCSLIGYSVVYTLYLKRATPQNIVIGGAAGAAPPVLGWTAMTGEVASDALLLFLIIFIWTPPHFWALALYRREEYAKVNIPMLPVTHGPEFTRLQILFYTILLAAVTLLPFATHMSGWLYLVGAIGLNIGFLYYAWRLYRNYSDALSRRTFSYSIQYLSLLFALLLIDHYRVAIHEALYSALY; this is encoded by the coding sequence ATGCATTCATCCACCGGCCCCCGTAGCGTCCGTTTGTTGGCGCGCGAATACTTCGAACTCACCAAGCCGCGCGTCGTCGCGTTGATCGTGTTCACTGCCGTCGTCGGCATGTTCTTGTCGATGCCCGGTTTCTTGCCGCTGGTGAAATTCATCTATGCCACTCTCGGTATCGGCTTGGCCGCTGGCTCGGCGGCGGCGTTCAATCATATTCTCGATCGCAAGGCCGACGCGCTGATGGCGCGCACGCGCGCGCGGCCGTTGCCGACCGGCCAGCTGACGACGCGCGAAGCGTTGCTGTTCGCGAGCCTGATCGGCGTCGTGTCGATGGCGATCCTCTGGTTCGGCGTTAATGCATTGACCGCGGCGTTGACCTTCTGCTCGCTGATCGGTTACTCCGTGGTCTACACGCTCTATCTCAAACGCGCGACGCCGCAGAACATCGTCATCGGTGGTGCCGCCGGCGCCGCGCCGCCGGTGCTCGGCTGGACCGCGATGACCGGCGAAGTTGCGAGCGACGCGTTGTTGTTGTTCCTGATCATCTTCATCTGGACGCCGCCGCATTTTTGGGCGCTCGCGCTCTATCGCCGCGAGGAGTACGCCAAGGTCAACATCCCGATGCTGCCGGTGACGCACGGCCCCGAGTTCACGCGCCTGCAAATTTTGTTCTACACGATTCTGCTCGCGGCGGTCACCTTGTTGCCGTTCGCGACGCACATGAGCGGCTGGCTATATCTCGTCGGCGCCATCGGCCTCAACATCGGTTTCCTTTATTACGCCTGGCGCTTGTATCGCAACTACAGCGACGCGCTGTCGCGCCGCACGTTCAGTTATTCGATTCAGTACTTGTCGCTGCTGTTCGCGCTGTTGTTGATCGATCACTATCGCGTTGCCATCCACGAAGCGTTGTATTCCGCGCTGTACTGA
- a CDS encoding DUF853 family protein — MAESVYLGKGTQPVFLLPRMANRHGLISGATGTGKTVTLQTLAEGFSRLGVPVFMADVKGDLSGISQPGSDSPRIVERLKQLTPENYEQRGYPVCYWDVYGQQGHPVRTTISEMGPLLLSRLLNLNETQAGVLAALFKIADDSGWLLLDLKDLRALVQYAGENAKNFTSEYGNISTASVGAIQRALLNLEQQGGDRLFGEPALNLDDLMQTDDGRGTINLLAADKLMQSPKVYATLLLWLLAELFERLPEVGDRDKPKLVFFFDEAHLLFDDAPQALLEKVEQVVRLIRSKGVGIYFVTQNPLDIPQDILGQLGNRVQHALRAFTPKDQKAVKAAAETFRANPALKVAEVIGELEVGEALVSTLDEKGSPTPVERAFIVPPESRIGPATTEERQTVIKNSALYGHYEKPVDRESAYEVLKARAVVSTQPTKPTATAATSGGSIWDEMMGSRPKSGGRSREGMAEAMMKSAARSIGSQVGRQIIRGVLGSLLGGRR, encoded by the coding sequence ATGGCTGAATCTGTTTATTTAGGCAAAGGCACGCAACCGGTTTTTCTATTGCCGCGCATGGCGAATCGCCATGGACTCATCAGCGGCGCCACCGGCACCGGCAAGACCGTGACCCTGCAAACCTTGGCCGAAGGTTTTTCGCGCTTGGGCGTTCCGGTGTTCATGGCCGACGTGAAGGGCGATCTTTCGGGCATTAGCCAACCTGGCAGCGATAGTCCGCGCATCGTCGAACGTCTTAAGCAGCTGACACCGGAGAACTACGAGCAACGGGGTTATCCCGTTTGTTATTGGGATGTCTATGGCCAACAAGGTCATCCGGTACGCACCACCATTTCTGAAATGGGACCACTGTTGCTCAGCCGCCTGCTCAATCTCAACGAGACTCAAGCTGGGGTACTAGCGGCGCTGTTTAAGATTGCCGACGACAGCGGCTGGCTGTTGCTCGATCTCAAAGACTTGCGGGCGCTGGTGCAGTACGCCGGCGAGAACGCCAAGAACTTCACCAGCGAATACGGCAACATCTCCACCGCTTCAGTCGGCGCGATTCAACGCGCCCTGCTCAATCTCGAGCAACAAGGCGGCGACCGATTGTTCGGCGAGCCGGCACTGAACCTCGACGATCTCATGCAAACCGACGACGGTCGCGGCACGATTAACCTGCTCGCCGCCGATAAGCTGATGCAATCGCCGAAGGTGTACGCGACGTTATTGTTATGGCTGCTGGCGGAACTGTTCGAGCGCTTACCGGAAGTCGGCGATCGCGACAAACCGAAACTCGTATTCTTTTTCGACGAAGCGCATTTACTGTTCGACGACGCACCGCAAGCATTGCTCGAAAAAGTCGAGCAGGTTGTGCGTCTGATACGCTCGAAAGGCGTCGGCATTTATTTCGTCACGCAAAATCCGCTCGATATCCCGCAGGACATCCTCGGCCAGCTCGGCAATCGCGTGCAGCATGCGTTGCGGGCGTTTACGCCGAAAGACCAGAAAGCCGTGAAGGCGGCGGCAGAAACATTCCGCGCCAATCCGGCATTGAAGGTCGCGGAAGTGATCGGCGAACTCGAAGTCGGTGAGGCGCTGGTATCTACGTTGGACGAGAAAGGCAGTCCGACACCGGTCGAGCGCGCGTTCATTGTGCCGCCGGAGAGCCGCATCGGTCCGGCGACTACCGAAGAGCGACAGACGGTCATCAAAAATTCGGCGTTGTACGGGCACTATGAAAAGCCGGTCGATCGCGAATCGGCCTACGAAGTTTTGAAGGCGCGCGCAGTAGTGTCGACCCAACCGACGAAACCTACTGCGACCGCAGCGACGTCCGGCGGCAGCATCTGGGACGAGATGATGGGCTCACGCCCGAAAAGCGGCGGCCGTTCGCGCGAAGGTATGGCCGAAGCGATGATGAAAAGCGCGGCGCGCTCGATCGGCAGTCAGGTGGGACGCCAAATTATTCGCGGTGTCCTCGGCTCGTTGCTCGGTGGTCGACGCTAG
- a CDS encoding type VI secretion system tube protein Hcp — protein sequence MSIFAKLDGITTQGRVADQGHAGGEWIAIDYWNWGTRRKITSASSTRFDRESTTVQITDLWIGRRMDSATQSIVLAACCGTGVTATLRLTKTGTGSGADVFAEYVFRNSLISQYKTRKSRRLHVIRSGRRRHDLLFISNILMWMLFSARGYLKKRKGGK from the coding sequence ATGTCTATTTTTGCAAAGCTCGACGGCATCACCACCCAAGGCCGCGTCGCCGACCAAGGCCATGCCGGTGGCGAATGGATCGCAATCGATTACTGGAACTGGGGCACGCGCCGCAAGATTACCTCGGCGAGCAGCACGCGGTTCGACCGCGAGTCGACCACGGTTCAGATCACCGACCTTTGGATCGGCCGGCGCATGGACAGTGCCACGCAGTCGATCGTCTTGGCCGCTTGTTGTGGCACCGGGGTAACCGCCACGCTACGGCTCACCAAAACCGGTACCGGCTCGGGTGCGGATGTGTTTGCTGAATATGTCTTCCGCAATTCGTTAATCAGCCAATACAAAACACGAAAGAGCAGGCGATTGCACGTTATCAGAAGCGGCAGGCGACGGCACGACCTGTTGTTTATCTCGAATATTTTGATGTGGATGCTGTTTTCCGCAAGGGGGTATTTAAAAAAGAGGAAGGGGGGCAAATAA
- a CDS encoding SCO family protein, whose amino-acid sequence MSRFIGCVFALCLSACTADAPAFKGTDISAVDWGKDVTLTAHTGKPVATADFRGKVTLLFFGFTHCPDVCAPTLAKLAAVRKELGADAQRVQVLFVTVDPANDSPQQLAAFVPKFDPSFIGLTGTKDEIAAAAREYRIAYEAHGGQVSHSDAVLVKDANGKLRLLFKSSASVADIEHDIRLLLKNAA is encoded by the coding sequence ATGAGTCGATTCATAGGTTGCGTATTCGCGCTTTGCTTGTCGGCGTGTACCGCCGACGCACCGGCGTTTAAAGGAACCGACATCAGCGCCGTCGATTGGGGCAAGGACGTGACCCTAACCGCGCATACCGGCAAACCGGTCGCCACCGCCGATTTTCGTGGCAAGGTAACGCTGCTGTTCTTCGGCTTCACTCATTGCCCCGACGTCTGCGCACCGACATTGGCAAAACTGGCCGCCGTGCGTAAAGAACTCGGTGCCGACGCGCAACGGGTGCAGGTCTTATTCGTTACTGTCGATCCCGCTAACGATAGTCCGCAACAGCTCGCCGCATTCGTTCCGAAATTCGATCCATCGTTTATCGGCTTGACCGGCACCAAGGACGAAATCGCCGCCGCTGCGCGCGAATATCGGATCGCTTACGAAGCGCACGGCGGGCAGGTGTCACATTCCGACGCGGTGTTGGTAAAGGACGCGAACGGTAAGCTGCGGTTGTTGTTCAAGAGTAGCGCCAGCGTCGCCGACATCGAGCACGATATTCGTTTGTTATTGAAGAACGCGGCTTAG